A region of Allocoleopsis franciscana PCC 7113 DNA encodes the following proteins:
- a CDS encoding acyltransferase family protein: MNSKSHFTWIDFLRGISAFGIVLYHVRVDLWVGWVAISTQPESFSFFDRAVALLSIPIPFLRPSVMLFFLVSGFGIHYSYSALGRLWELKSYSIRRLLRIYPPYIAAVIGCILIEWILRVQFNQEVSPIAKVWQTVFMVQNYSPDAGQMYTNPALWSLPIEVELYVAYPIFYWLLRRYGIKWSMFAVAIVSIGALVIALGPNLQNYNNTLVENGGHFAVYWIIWCAGALLAEWTGKDKLPKWQPWWWGVMALTFVIGIAVTLLKLFIVIQELIWGGFYFTLMLWGMTQPDPLGFLSDRMKKIFSFLGLISYSLYLINYPLFRLCGEIWLSLFGTKPANFLIPLLFSVLCIPIAYAFYLAVEAPSYRLAKKLANPGRKPRTVQS; this comes from the coding sequence ATGAATTCAAAGTCTCATTTCACCTGGATTGATTTTCTCAGAGGCATCTCTGCGTTTGGGATCGTTTTATATCATGTAAGAGTGGATCTTTGGGTTGGTTGGGTTGCCATCAGTACACAACCAGAATCGTTCAGTTTTTTTGATCGTGCAGTCGCGTTGTTATCTATTCCAATTCCTTTTCTTCGTCCTTCCGTAATGCTCTTCTTTCTGGTGAGTGGATTTGGCATTCACTATAGTTATTCGGCCTTGGGCCGCTTATGGGAACTAAAATCGTATAGTATTCGCCGTTTGCTGCGAATTTATCCACCTTACATTGCAGCAGTTATAGGCTGTATCTTAATTGAATGGATTTTAAGGGTTCAATTCAATCAGGAAGTATCTCCAATCGCTAAAGTTTGGCAAACTGTATTTATGGTGCAAAACTATAGCCCGGATGCAGGTCAGATGTATACAAATCCAGCGCTATGGTCTTTGCCAATTGAAGTAGAACTTTATGTTGCCTATCCCATTTTTTACTGGCTCTTAAGGCGCTATGGAATCAAGTGGTCAATGTTTGCAGTGGCTATTGTTTCCATCGGAGCCTTAGTCATTGCGTTAGGTCCTAATTTGCAAAATTACAACAATACCCTGGTTGAGAATGGAGGGCATTTTGCAGTTTATTGGATTATTTGGTGTGCTGGAGCTTTATTAGCTGAATGGACAGGGAAAGATAAATTGCCAAAATGGCAACCCTGGTGGTGGGGAGTCATGGCATTGACTTTTGTTATTGGTATAGCCGTAACTTTGTTGAAACTTTTTATCGTGATTCAAGAATTGATCTGGGGAGGGTTCTACTTTACATTGATGCTGTGGGGAATGACACAGCCAGATCCACTCGGCTTCCTGAGTGATCGAATGAAGAAAATATTTTCCTTCTTAGGATTAATTTCTTACTCACTGTATTTGATCAATTACCCATTGTTCAGACTGTGTGGGGAAATTTGGCTGAGTTTATTTGGTACGAAACCAGCGAATTTTCTAATTCCTCTACTCTTTAGTGTATTGTGCATCCCCATTGCTTACGCTTTTTATCTTGCTGTCGAAGCTCCAAGTTATCGGTTAGCTAAAAAACTTGCCAATCCCGGACGCAAGCCTCGCACGGTGCAAAGTTAA